In Hyla sarda isolate aHylSar1 chromosome 9, aHylSar1.hap1, whole genome shotgun sequence, the following proteins share a genomic window:
- the FLOT1 gene encoding flotillin-1 isoform X1 has protein sequence MVFYTCGPNEAMVVSGFCRSPPVMIAGGRVFVLPCIQQIQRISLNTLTLNVKSEKVYTRHGVPISVTGIAQVKIQGQNKEMLAAACQMFLGKTENEVAHIALETLEGHQRAIMAHMTVEEIYKDRQKFSEQVFRVASSDLVNMGISVVSYTLKDIHDDQDYLHSLGKARTAQVQKDARIGEAVAKRDAGIKEAEAQQAKVSSQYVNEIEMAKAQRDFELKKATYDLEVNTRKAESDLAYQLQVAKTKQKIEEQKVQVQVVERTQQIQLQDQEILRKEKELEAQIKKPAEAERYRLEKLAEAERLQLITKAEAEAESIRVKGEARAYAVEVRARADAEQMAKKAEAFEQYKEAAIVDMLLEKLPEIVEEISKPLTKVNKIKMVSSGGGEMGATKMTGEILEILNRLPETVEKLTGISISQNLQDGKLSQPLISV, from the exons ATGGTGTTTTATACCTGTGGACCGAATGAAGCCATGGTGGTGTCAG GCTTCTGCCGGAGTCCTCCAGTGATGATAGCCGGTGGACGGGTGTTCGTCCTCCCCTGCATACAACAGATTCAGAG GATCTCCCTGAATACCCTGACGTTGAACGTTAAGAGTGAGAAGGTCTATACGAGACACGGAGTGCCCATCTCGGTCACGGGCATTGCTCAG GTGAAGATCCAGGGGCAGAATAAGGAGATGCTTGCAGCCGCCTGTCAAATGTTCCTGGGTAAAACGGAGAACGAAGTGGCTCACATTGCCCTGGAAACCTTGGAGGGTCACCAGCGAGCTATCATGGCTCACATGACCGTGGAG gaaatCTACAAGGACCGTCAGAAGTTTTCTGAGCAGGTATTCAGGGTGGCCTCTTCTGACCTGGTGAATATGGGCATCAGCGTTGTCAGCTACACCCTGAAGGACATCCATGATGATCAG GACTACCTGCACTCTCTAGGTAAAGCCAGGACAGCACAGGTGCAGAAGGATGCAAGAATTGGAGAAGCAGTGGCCAAAAGAGATGCAGGGATTAAG GAAGCGGAGGCTCAACAGGCAAAGGTATCTTCTCAGTACGTCAATGAGATAGAGATGGCGAAAGCCCAGCGAGACTTTGAGCTGAAGAAAGCCACGTATGACCTGGAGGTGAACACCAGGAAAGCAGAGAGCGACCTGGCCTATCAGTTACAG GTGGCTAAAACAAAGCAGAAGATTGAGGAGCAGAAGGTTCAGGTCCAGGTGGTGGAGAGGACTCAGCAGATCCAACTGCAAGATCAAGAAATCCTGCGTAAGGAGAAGGAGCTGGAGGCCCAAATCAAGAAGCCGGCGGAAGCGGAGCGATACCGACTGGAGAAACTGGCTGAGGCCGAGAG ATTACAGCTCATCACTAAAGCAGAGGCCGAAGCAGAATCCATCAGG GTAAAGGGGGAGGCTCGGGCCTATGCAGTCGAAGTCCGAGCTCGAGCCGATGCTGAGCAGATGGCCAAGAAGGCGGAAGCCTtcgagcagtataaggaggctGCCATAGTGGACATGTTGCTGGAGAAGCTGCCTGAG ATCGTGGAGGAGATCAGCAAACCCTTAACTAAGGTGAACAAGATTAAAATGGTGTCCAGTGGTGGAGGCGAGATGGGAGCCACCAAAATGACCGGAGAAATCCTGGAAATACTCAACCGCCTGCCGGAAACGGTGGAGAAGCTGACGGGGATCAGTATCAGCcag
- the FLOT1 gene encoding flotillin-1 isoform X2, protein MVFYTCGPNEAMVVSGFCRSPPVMIAGGRVFVLPCIQQIQRISLNTLTLNVKSEKVYTRHGVPISVTGIAQVKIQGQNKEMLAAACQMFLGKTENEVAHIALETLEGHQRAIMAHMTVEEIYKDRQKFSEQVFRVASSDLVNMGISVVSYTLKDIHDDQDYLHSLGKARTAQVQKDARIGEAVAKRDAGIKEAEAQQAKVSSQYVNEIEMAKAQRDFELKKATYDLEVNTRKAESDLAYQLQVAKTKQKIEEQKVQVQVVERTQQIQLQDQEILRKEKELEAQIKKPAEAERYRLEKLAEAERLQLITKAEAEAESIRVKGEARAYAVEVRARADAEQMAKKAEAFEQYKEAAIVDMLLEKLPEIVEEISKPLTKVNKIKMVSSGGGEMGATKMTGEILEILNRLPETVEKLTGISISQSIQKKPGRMS, encoded by the exons ATGGTGTTTTATACCTGTGGACCGAATGAAGCCATGGTGGTGTCAG GCTTCTGCCGGAGTCCTCCAGTGATGATAGCCGGTGGACGGGTGTTCGTCCTCCCCTGCATACAACAGATTCAGAG GATCTCCCTGAATACCCTGACGTTGAACGTTAAGAGTGAGAAGGTCTATACGAGACACGGAGTGCCCATCTCGGTCACGGGCATTGCTCAG GTGAAGATCCAGGGGCAGAATAAGGAGATGCTTGCAGCCGCCTGTCAAATGTTCCTGGGTAAAACGGAGAACGAAGTGGCTCACATTGCCCTGGAAACCTTGGAGGGTCACCAGCGAGCTATCATGGCTCACATGACCGTGGAG gaaatCTACAAGGACCGTCAGAAGTTTTCTGAGCAGGTATTCAGGGTGGCCTCTTCTGACCTGGTGAATATGGGCATCAGCGTTGTCAGCTACACCCTGAAGGACATCCATGATGATCAG GACTACCTGCACTCTCTAGGTAAAGCCAGGACAGCACAGGTGCAGAAGGATGCAAGAATTGGAGAAGCAGTGGCCAAAAGAGATGCAGGGATTAAG GAAGCGGAGGCTCAACAGGCAAAGGTATCTTCTCAGTACGTCAATGAGATAGAGATGGCGAAAGCCCAGCGAGACTTTGAGCTGAAGAAAGCCACGTATGACCTGGAGGTGAACACCAGGAAAGCAGAGAGCGACCTGGCCTATCAGTTACAG GTGGCTAAAACAAAGCAGAAGATTGAGGAGCAGAAGGTTCAGGTCCAGGTGGTGGAGAGGACTCAGCAGATCCAACTGCAAGATCAAGAAATCCTGCGTAAGGAGAAGGAGCTGGAGGCCCAAATCAAGAAGCCGGCGGAAGCGGAGCGATACCGACTGGAGAAACTGGCTGAGGCCGAGAG ATTACAGCTCATCACTAAAGCAGAGGCCGAAGCAGAATCCATCAGG GTAAAGGGGGAGGCTCGGGCCTATGCAGTCGAAGTCCGAGCTCGAGCCGATGCTGAGCAGATGGCCAAGAAGGCGGAAGCCTtcgagcagtataaggaggctGCCATAGTGGACATGTTGCTGGAGAAGCTGCCTGAG ATCGTGGAGGAGATCAGCAAACCCTTAACTAAGGTGAACAAGATTAAAATGGTGTCCAGTGGTGGAGGCGAGATGGGAGCCACCAAAATGACCGGAGAAATCCTGGAAATACTCAACCGCCTGCCGGAAACGGTGGAGAAGCTGACGGGGATCAGTATCAGCcag